From Tiliqua scincoides isolate rTilSci1 chromosome 2, rTilSci1.hap2, whole genome shotgun sequence, the proteins below share one genomic window:
- the PDE12 gene encoding 2',5'-phosphodiesterase 12: MWRWLRAPPRALGGPWRGWRRPSSAPGAMEQRAVVRCVPAEPKLSVSFVLADGSARHMQRDQAEPLGRALARIANNAGKGQAKAAKKSKKARAEAEAQPPPPPAVRLFSRDGEAVAEDVPNAEAWQDGALLQIGEARYRVERNPPALTELQLPRSLLAGFPVCPKLRAEFGSPAHARFRWYYERKADPGGAGAAGGWAEAPGGTERVFTPGNALIGRRLRLVCTPGDGQQRYGAAREAESGGPVEAGPGACTFDARHLYTQRVAGPGLVRTVTYNVLADAYAQTELSRTVLYPYCAPYSLELDYRQNLLKKELAGYSADLICLQEVDRAVFTDSLGPALDAFGLEGLLRLKEKQHEGLATFYRRDKFRLLGQHDIALNQALLESPLHRELRDRLASCPQVQEKVQQRSSVLQVSVLQSTSEPFRKICVANTHLYWHPKGGNIRLIQAAVALSHIRHVTHDMYPGIPVIFCGDFNSTPSTGMYSFVSSGSVAEDHEDWSSNGKEQCCRMSLTHPFRLKSACGEPAYTNYVGGFHGCLDYIFIDADAFEVEQVIPLPSHEEVTTHQALPSVSHPSDHIALICDLKWK; the protein is encoded by the exons ATGTGGCGCTGGCTGCGGGCGCCCCCGAGAGCCCTCGGCGGCCCCTGGCGGGGGTGGCGGCGGCCGAGTAGCGCGCCGGGCGCCATGGAGCAGCGGGCGGTGGTGCGCTGCGTGCCGGCCGAGCCGAAGCTGAGCGTGTCGTTCGTGCTGGCGGACGGCAGCGCGAGGCACATGCAGCGCGACCAGGCGGAGCCGCTGGGCCGGGCGCTGGCCCGCATCGCCAACAACGCCGGTAAGGGCCAGGCCAAGGCGGCCAAGAAGAGCAAGAAGGCGCGGGCCGAGGCCGAggcgcagccgccgccgccgcccgccgtGCGCCTCTTCTCCCGCGACGGCGAGGCGGTGGCCGAGGACGTGCCCAACGCCGAGGCCTGGCAGGACGGCGCGCTGCTGCAGATCGGCGAGGCGCGCTACCGCGTGGAGCGCAACCCGCCCGCGCTGACGGAGCTGCAGCTGCCGCGCTCGCTGCTGGCCGGCTTCCCCGTCTGCCCCAAGCTGCGCGCCGAGTTCGGCTCCCCGGCCCACGCCCGCTTCCGCTGGTACTACGAGCGCAAGGCCGACCCGGGCGGCGCGGGGGCGGCCGGCGGCTGGGCCGAGGCCCCGGGCGGCACCGAGCGCGTCTTCACGCCCGGCAACGCCCTCATCGGCCGGCGGCTCCGCCTCGTCTGCACGCCGGGCGACGGCCAGCAGCGCTACGGGGCGGCCCGCGAGGCGGAGAGCGGCGGGCCCGTGGAGGCCGGCCCGGGCGCCTGCACCTTCGACGCGCGCCACCTCTACACGCAGAGGGTGGCCGGGCCGGGCCTCGTCCGCACCGTCACCTACAACGTCCTGGCCGACGCCTACGCGCAGACCGAGCTCTCCCGCACCGTGCTCTACCCCTACTGCGCCCCCTACTCGCTCGAGCTCGACTATCGGCAGAACCTGCTCAAGAAGGAGCTGGCCGGCTACAGCGCAGACCTCATCTGCCTGCAGGAGGTGGACCGGGCCGTCTTCACGGACAGCCTGGGCCCTGCGCTGGACGCCTTCGGCCTGGAGGGCCTGCTCCGGCTCAAGGAGAAGCAGCACGAGGGGCTGGCCACCTTCTACCGCAGGGACAAGTTCCGCCTGCTCGGCCAGCACGACATCGCCCTGAACCAGGCCCTGCTGGAGAGCCCCCTGCACAGGGAGCTGCGGGACCGGCTGGCCTCCTGTCCGCAGGTGCAGGAGAAGGTGCAGCAGAGGTCATCCGTGCTGCAG GTTTCAGTTCTTCAGTCTACAAGTGAACCTTTCAGAAAGATTTGCGTTGCCAACACCCACCTTTACTGGCACCCAAAAG GTGGAAACATCCGTCTAATCCAAGCTGCAGTAGCACTGTCACATATTAGGCATGTAACACATGACATGTATCCTGGAATACCTGTCATATTCTGTGGGGATTTTAATAGCACACCATCAACTGGAATGTATAGTTTTGTCAGTAGTGGCAGTGTTGCTGAAGATCATGAGGACTGGAGCTCAAATGGAAAAGAACAATGTTGCAGAATGTCTTTAACCCATCCTTTCAGACTGAAAAGTGCTTGTGGAGAACCAGCCTACACCAATTATGTTGGGGGCTTTCATGGATGTTTGGACTACATTTTCATAGATGCAGATGCTTTTGAAGTTGAACAAGTAATTCCACTGCCAAGTCACGAAGAAGTAACTACTCATCAGGCTTTACCTAGTGTTTCACATCCCTCAGATCACATAGCCCTAATATGTGATTTAAAGTGGAAATAG